Below is a genomic region from Pleuronectes platessa chromosome 18, fPlePla1.1, whole genome shotgun sequence.
catcctcCTGAATATCCTGCAGACGTGGTATGGTCAGCACATTGCTGCCATCCTGTGGACAGACTTGCTGTGACTAATCTGCACTAGCAGGCTCCAGGAGACTTAATATCTGTGTAACtccaaattatattttaagtaaataaAATGAGTATAATCAATGCAGTGGTTTCAAATGAGGTCCGCCACACCCCAACAAAGTTTTTGACAGTATTAATCTGAACATTTTCCAATTTGAAGCTCttcaaatgtgaatatttccCGTTTCTTTGGTTtttggacaaaacaagacattttagGAGGTCATCTTGGAGTTTGGTAAGCACAGATTTCACCATTTTGAACCAAACGACTAATCGATTAATCAAGAAAGTAAGTGATAGATTAATAGatgattaaaataatcaaaaattgCAGCCTGAGAATAGATGGATCAAATCTagttgtgtctctgttttgGGTGAAAAACTTCATACTTAACAATCACAGATCAATAAAGCACCTTTGTTATGTGCTTTTTCCTGCTATTCGGTGAACTAAATCATCTTCGTGATGTGccctgtctctctgcaggtagAGAAGATCCGTCAGGTGAAGGCCAAGTCTCTGTACCTGCAAGTGGAGAAGCTGCACCAGAGTCTGACCAAGTTGGACAGCACCATCGCCGCCGTCAGCCAGGTGCTGGATGAGGGCCACCACCTGGACGTGCTGCTGGCTAGGGAGCGAATGCTCACCCAGATCCATGAGCTCAAGGCCCTCAGGGGCCTGCTTCAGCCGCAAGAAGACGACCGCTTCATGTTTACTCCTCCAGACCAGGTAAGCACTCAAGCTAAATCAGTGTGGCCTTAGATGGATTTCACtacatattatatttacttTCCCGGTTTTAATACATTATTGACAAATGATAATTTAACACCCTGTCCATACTAATTGCAGATATTTTGTAAAACTTACTTTTCCTCTACATTTGAGCCTcatgtttttgttctgtgtATTCTTGTGTACTTGATGTCACATCTTACTTCATGCATGctcattgttgttttgtgtcgAGCATgcaccaaaacaacacaaacaacaaatgacGACTATATAATGTAGCTTGTGTTCTTGTCGAGTTATTTTCTAAAACGAAAGTCAtctggagattttttttaaaccgcaGTAATGTAGACAAGGCATTCATCTGCTCTGAGTTTATCAGGATATtatttaagaaaaagaaaactgaactTATTCCATCATGGTTCCCACAGGCTCTGCACATAGCCACCCAGTCCATGGGTCTGATCAGTAGTGGAGCCTTTGCCCCGGTCACCAAAGCCCAAGGGGAGGGTCTGAAGAGTGCGCTTCGTGGCAAGCCAGCCTCCTTTACTGTGATTGGATATGACCATGATGGCGAGCCACGTCTCTCTGGTGGTGACACGGTGTCTTCAATAGTCATGTCAGTTGGCGATGGTAACCtgtctgcagcagaggtaacaGACCACCAGAATGGCTCATACACCGTCGGCTACGTGCCCAAGTGTGAAGGGGAGCTCCTCGTTTCAGTGCTGGTGTGTAACCAGCACATCCAGGGCAGCCCCTTTAAGGTGATGGTGAAGTCGGGGCGCAGCTATGGGTCCCTTGGTTCACAAGTCGCAGCCTTCGGGTGTGAGGGGGAAGGAGACGGTCAGCTCTGTCGTCCCTGGGGCATCAGCGTGGACAAGGAGGGCTACGTGGTGGTGGCTGATCGCAGCAACAACCGAGTTCAGGTATGGCTTGATCAGTTGTCTTATTAATCAAATATGGAAATTAGGATAGTGGTTTCTCTTAAAGAAGTGTTTACGTTTCAGTGGTCAacggtcacagtgaccttatattaatctgtaatgaaaaaGGTATGTAGAGACATATCTACACGGAAACTGCACTGGCTGGCGGACACATACAACCTCAGTACGCTAATTCTAGTTTCCCCAAAACACAAGTTAGGGCTGCAATGTAACATCCTGAGAAAATCtaagtttttcttcttccctctccAGATATACAAGCCTTGTGGTGCCTTCCACCATAAGTTTGGCTCTCTGGGTTCTCGGCCTGGTCAGTTTGATCGTCCAGCTGGGGTTGCATGTGACAGTCAGAGACGAATCATTGTGGCTGATAAGGACAATCACCGTGTACAGGTATGAAAACCCCTAAAAAACATGCATCAACACAAATCATGTATGTGTCTTACGGTCAACAGGAAagttgcataaaaaaaaaaaagactagatTTGTGTTAGTTCAAGAAACATGTTGGCCTCTGAACATGTTTAAACCCATGTTCTATACATGTGTAAACACACAGCTCCTCCTGCTTATTCTCTCTCCACTCGACATATAAACATGTTGGACTCTAAGACATTTGCTTTGTCTGACAGGTGTTTACTTTTGAGGGCCAGTTCCTGCTCAAGTTTGGGGAAAAGGGTACCAAGAATGGGCAGTTCAATTATCCCTGGGATGTGGCTGTCAACACTGAGGGTAAGATCCTGGTCTCTGACACTAGGAACCACCGCGTGCAGCTCTTTGCCCCCGACGGGTCCTTCCTCAACAAGTATGGCTTTGAAGGGGCCCTGTGGAAACACTTTGACTCTCCCAGAGGAGTGGCCTTTAACCACGAAGACCACCTGGTGGTGACCGACTTCAACAACCACCGGCTCCTGGTCATCCGGCCTGACTGCCAGTCGGCTCGCTTTCTGGGCTCCGAGGGCACAGGGAACGGGCAGTTCCTGCGGCCCCAGGGTGTCGCCGTGGACCAGGAGAACCGCATCATCGTAGCCGACTCCCGCAACCACAGAGTCCAAGTGTTCGAGCCCAAtggaaacttcttatgcaaatTTGGCACCCAGGGGAGCGGCTTTGGACAGATGGATCGCCCCTCCGGTGTGGCTGTGACGCCTGACGGAGTCATTGTGGTTGTTGACTTTGGAAATAATCGCATTCTCAAATTCTAAAAAAatagtttatttttacattctCTCCCCCCGTTTGTCCTTGCAGCTTTTTCAATGAAGGAAATGGAGGCGAGGGAATGAATCAACTGTCAGAACAGGAGGAGAGCTTACAGAGGACTGAGAGCATGTTGAAATGaaggggaaataaaacaatagattttttttttcgttttttcgTTTGCATTGATATTTTCCAAATCAGATATCTGTGGTTTGTATGACAAAGGGGACCTCTACAAATTGATAATCAGTAGACAAAGAGCCATATTTCCCTTCGTCACTCTCAACTGCTCTGAGTTCTTTCTGTTAGCTCTCCTTACGAATCCATCTCAGGGAATTTCTCACTTTTCTTGAAATCTTACACCCTCTGCTCCACACCTACCTCATTTAGCTCTTTATGAATGTACTCATAGTCACTGAGCAGAGGTTTTAGTCCGTGAAGTTTTACAAAGAAGAAAAGTCTAACTCTATAGTTTGTTATTtaagagagacaaaaaaaagaatagacTCTTCAGTTGATATTTGCACAGGATTAATGGAATTCTTGCTGTGCATTTTGAAATATGAGTTAAAGTGAACCTCCTGAATGTTGTTGCTGAGACAATACTCAGACCACTGTAGAGGCTGCATGATTTATTGTCATTAGACGGCTTCGCTTGGAGGGGAAACTTAGGGTACAGTAGTGTCCTTTTCATGTTTTAGGCTTGTTCATTTTTCGCTTATGCATCAAtccttgtctctctgtggctctgAGTTTTTTTGTGTCATGATAGCCGAAGAGTGTGAGAAGCGATGCCAAACTTGATGGAATCAAAATTAGCTCAGGTCATTGTAGGACTGATTAGAATGATCAGTACTTTTCAGGCTCTCTCTCTAGCTTTACTTGCTACTTTATTGATTCACCAGAATATAGAGTTTAGGGAGCCATCTTCAAAATGATCCCCGAAATAAGCCCTGTAATAAAATTACCTAAAATAGCTTTAGCATCCATACACCGCCCCACCCCAACCGTGTCTTGTAAGACTGGATGAATTCTGGTTTTGATAAAGTAAGACAAACTGTGCTCTCCCGACAATTGCGTGAACAACGATGATGCAAAGACTCGAATGCAAGGAGAGCAGCGTCTCCTCTGAAAACGAGGACCCACCATAggattttggaggaaaaaccTTCCAAGATCTGGATCTATTAGTGATCTTAACATAGAGATTTAATCATATTATTGAATGACACCTTTTCGATGAGGCATGCTGTGTAACAAAAGCCTCAGATGAAGACATCTAATTTGGCCGTCCAGAGGACATTAATGACATCAAATCACAGGGCTAACATTACTATCCTCTGGATTCCGATGAAAGCCACCTCCCGTCGGCTCCTGGGGCCTGTAGTCCAGTCCAATGAGGAGGGCACCATGTGAAGCCATGCTCTATTTATTGATTTTGGAGCTGTGAAGACATCTCCAGATTCAACGCTAGTTGACGGATTCCTCTAAAGATGAAGGTCTAAAGACCAAATATTATAGTCAACCAAAGTTAGAATTTCTGCACATTGGCCAGCTCTAGATTTAGCTATTTAATAAACGAATCCTCccctttaaaaacattttcttgaatAATCATTGTTGCTGGGAAGTCTAAAGTTCACAAAACTCAGTTGTGAGTTCATAGCACTGTCCATGTTAGGCTTAGATGGATAAAGTGTACTTGGGGCAAAGTATATTGTGCATgagtacttgcacatcctgcagagACCAAGACCCTTGCTGTTAGAGGCATGGTTTGAGAAGAAGACCCTTGTCGTCTGTCTGCAGAGATGTACGAGtacaggacagaggaaaactgcACCAAAGAGGACCCCTTTCTTCCCTCTCGCATTTATCGCATCAGCCATCAAATGATGCCCCCGGTTTTATTAGTTTTAGACGGACTGTGGGCTCAAAGTAGAATATTTCATTAGCCTTTATATCCCTCTCTAATTTCCATAGAAACAAATAGATTATAAGTCTTTTTTGTGAAAGCATTGTGGGTTTTTGAATCCCCTTACCCTCTGTGTCTCGCTGGAAGCACTAAGACAATTAAGGTTCTGTCAGCCACTTCCTTAGCCTGGCACAGAATCCTGGGACCCATGAAAAGAGTCACTGACCGGCTCTCGCCTCTGAGGAGAGGGCTTGTGTGCACATGTTCAGGATTTACATCCTCATATCTCAGATATCCTTTTCCCTCAACACTCGTTGAACCTCCTCTTGTATACCTCAACTCCTGAATACCTCAAATGTGTCACTCATAGCTACTGTGCATTTAAACATTCAAATACCTCAACTTGTTACTCTCATTCTGAATACCTCATTGCTCTTTATTTAAGCATACCTCGTCAGATATTAATGCATTACGAATATACCTCATTCTTTGAATCTTCTTGTGTTACAGTGCAGTACATGTCTCATAGCTCTAGGACCAAAGATCTTGGTACTGTTCCGAGTCCAAATTAAAACTTGTGTTATGTTCATCACTCCACCTGGCAGCCCTTAACAGCTTTTGGTTTGTCGAATCTACTGTAAAATGCCTGGTAAAACTCTGCCTTTTTATCACCAAATATTTCAGATGGAAGCATTGTGCCAAAATGATCCGGGAGACTTCTGTGCCAAACAGAGCTGGCATTTGGACCACACTGTTTGGAGAACGAGAAATGTCACTGGACCATTATATCATAGAAACAGATGTAAAATCAGAGCACCCCAGGACCAATCCTCGCTCTCCTGACTGGATGCGCTTAACAGGGCTGGGCCCCATTTATCTTtagctcatcatcatcatcatgatgatgaagaacatGCAGattacatttgtattttgttacTGTGTACAAGGGGTGAGGGGAAGAGGAAATTGCCTCTTTTAAAGAGTTAAGAACTTAAAATGCACAACCACGACCTCTAATATCAGCACAATTAACCAATATTTCAGCTCGGACTGTAAAATGCTTGGTGATGCATGTTGAGGACTTGGAGACAAGTCTGAACTCAGCCTCTGACTGTTTTTAACAAACACGTCAGAGGATTAACACAGGCTGGATTGTTATTTAAGTCGAGCTATTAGCACATTGATGGGGATCCAGTTCCAGTCGAGAGACCCTGCTGCTTTGAACTCAACACCTAGTTTCACCAGTAAGATTAGTTTTTTTGCTTTTCAGTGTTATTCAGTGAAGTGTTCATTCATGTTGCATCAGTTTTTAATTAAGATTGCAGAATTCTATCTTTGAGATCTTTAGATCTTCactcttaaagagaaaaaaaatatgtattttaaacctttattttgtttttcattttgttgcaTGCTTTAAAAAGTCCTTGTATTATACTGACGTCTCTCAGATAGGTGTTTGAAAAACTCAGATGGGGTGGGAAGCTGACTATTGGGATGATTTTACCAAAATATATACCCAAagatgtatatgtgtgtattgcTTTGGATGGAattaacctttgaccttggcGATTGTATTTCCTGTTCTCAAGGGGGTCTGCAGAGCACAACCTGTTCAGCTAGCCACGCCTCAattcctgagcagcagcagaggccgaGTTTTGAGATGAATGCAGAAGGCTGGTCGGCCCCTCAAACGCTAGTGCTTCATTTCCTTTAACTCCCTTCTAAATGCGGAAAATGGATAAATGAACATACAGTCCTTTCACACTCGAGCTCTGTATTGTACGGAGGCACTGAAAGCTTCCTGCCGAAGTGTAAAGTACTGAGTGCAGCCATTTTGTGCGTGGATGTAGTTTTGGGAACTCTCGCTGTCATGTGAGAAGCAACTAGGACTCTCCAGTACAAACTATCAGCTCCCCTCCTCATCTTTATAAAAGTCCAGGATGTGTGGCGATGGCTGCTGAGCATGTGATTGGTTGACTGCAATCCACTCGTGCTTTTTTGGATCGGGCCCCTGTGGTTTATGTCCACCATTTTATATTATGCCTCTCACGGTTTAGAGAGCgagggaaaaaaaagcaaaggtGCACCAGGTGACGTGTTCAAGGTCGTAGCCCTCCTTTTAATGAGTGTattggaaaagagagagagagagagagaaagaaagaaagaaagaaagaaagaaagaaagaaaaaaaaaaaaaaagtttgaaattTTAGAAAGGAAAAAATTAAACTCAGGTAGTTCTCAGCAGCCCTGCTCTGCAGGTGTCTCATTGAAACATGTCCCGTAGTGATGAAGTAGtgacttctccccccccccccccccccttataatGAACTCTCAGTACTAGTCTGATTCCTTTGTGTCCAGTTACctattatgaaaacaaattacttgtcaatctgagaaaaaaaaaatttcaattAGTTTCCCCTGattaatctttttgtttttgttgccaatttttctttttcctttaaccagaaagtacaaatacttcacACCACTTGATGCTCATTGGCCCTTTTAGAATGTATTTTGTGAAGAAAAGGGTCAAATGGGATCTTGTTGATGCTCACTCCCTACAACCAGCTGCTGGAAGCCTTATAAGACTGAACAGAGACCACATTCAGAAAATAAATACTCCGCTCTAAGATCTGTTGCAAATTTTACGCACCAGCAATACTATTATGAATAGATGTTGGAATCATGTTATTATAGAGGAACATGCCGCATCGTGTTCATTAATAAAAACCAGCCTGTCTGGGGGGACGTTTGGCTCGAGGGGATGACAGCAGCCTGTCCAGGCTCTCGTTGTTCCCACTATGTCCTGTTCTCCCAGCAGCCGGGTGTGTGCGGAGTGGTCGCTGTGTTTGTGCGCTGCATTTGTGTTGTCTGAGCAGAGATCCACTGAATGTATTCTCCTCACAGTCCAAGAGGCATGGCGGGCCAGTGTGGCCAGCTGAGTTTAGAAGGGTGCTGCTGGTGCTTCCTCTTCCATGCcgccgtgtgtgtgtatgtgtgtgactttCCATATGTCTACCAGTCAaaaccatgtgtgtgtattttccagtccacctcccctccccacacacacacgcacacgcacacacacacacacgttgtgcTGAGCGGAAGTGCACATGTCAGGTCTTCAGTCTAAATAAGGCAAAGGAGACAATAATATATTGGccacctgctgctctctctgtaCTCAATGGACTTTAAACATTTCCtatgcagttttttttgtttacacttaaataaagttgtatttctTTGACTTCAAATTGAGTGTTTCTTTCTTGACCCTGAAACTTCAcgaatatgaaataaaatggatttatttgtgtttcttgcTGCCCTGACTTGTGGAATGTTTAGTAATACTGTGTGTGCACTCTTGTGTATGTTCCCCCTCAGTTACTTCTGGGAGAAGGAAGTGAGAAGTCATTGTGATTCAGGAAACAGCCATGTGGCTTAGGTAAATGGAAGAATACAGAGAAAGCTCCACTCAATGGGTTAAACGCCCAGATGTTAGGGGTGTATGTGTGATTGTGTAAAATCACTTGTCAGTGTAGGGTAATCCAGAGATGCTAGATGTATATGTTCTTAAACGTTATTAACTGCTCTTGGCGTACATCCGCCTATACTACTTAACCCTTTATTTGggaaacatgtattttttttattttcttgaatttcataaaaaataatctTGAGATGGTGATCTCCTGTTCAAGGACAGGGCTTTAACATAAGTTAGATGGTCGGCAGATAAAAATTACAAGGTAATTCAAATCCCATGGCTCTACTGCGCCCTCACGTGGTCAGGAACTGCTACAACACGTTTATTGATGGACCCTGATGGATGTCCCCCACATCCTGCTTAAGTTTATTCATTCATGAATTATCTATGCTTCAAAGAGCCTAACGCAAGCAACACAATATCAAAAGTGGATGCTGGCACAGTGATTCTCTCATGTATTCATGAAGGACTCACTTTGCTGCTTTTCCCACTTGGTAATCAAGCCTGACAGGCACGAGAAAACTGTACGTTGATGTGAATTCATAGATTTACCCTACAAGCTTGAAACAAACGCATTGTGGCCCCACTGTATCTTTCTAGTATCACCTAGAGTGATGTTTGAATTGGTCCAAACCAGCAGCTTCCACATAAAGCACACATCCTTTATATATgatcattaaaacaaaacctcTAACTCCCGAGAAAAGTTTCTTTCTCAAGTTTCTGTCAACGATTTCTTCAAAACTAAAGCATCGGCTGAGAATTCCTTTCATCACGATAAGGACTAAGGACTAAGGACACAAACTGACCCATGCAACAGTTTTGTCATGAACATATCAAGGGTCACGAGATGCAAGAAATAGGTTCAAGTAGAAATAAGAGAACAGAAcatattttacatatatatgaaaaaataatatatcacAAATGTAATATATTATTACCTCTGTCCCCAGCATAGTGTGTGAGGGACAGAGGTTAATAGGGGCCCAGCAGGTCATCTTTGCCTGGGGCCCGCTATAATGTCTGGACTAAAAACAAGAGAAGCAATCTCTTCCCATCATCGCCGAGTGATGGGACAAGTCTGGAGTCTACAGacagtgtctgtgctgcagagacgagcaggttaaacattttcttcacatttttgGATGAACCCTTTATCCAGAGAATCAGTGCATTAGAAAGTGTTTTACAAAATGTCAGAAGGTCGCGGGTCAGTGTGTGCAGGTCGACTGATTCACAGCTTCACTTTCAATTTATAGTTCACCCATATTATCCCTTGAAATCTAACTTCTTGTTGCATCCAGGTGTAACCAATTACAGGTAGCTCTTAAATCTGGTTGGACAAAGGCAGGGTGTCTGATGTGGATATTTCTCATGTAAGATTATAGAAGTAAGAAGTTGCAGGCTGACCCTCAAGCTTTCACCCCCCACCGCACCACTGAAACATGATGGCCATCGGACAATTCACAACCAATCACTCAGTACGTATAACGGTTAGATTGAATAGATGGCCTCCTGACCACAGTCATGACACATTCAATGGAATGACCGCCTGTTCCATTCAagattttattatcaaatgcacgacaataacattaagcagtcgctgttcagaggagtttaaaagtcttatggcctgggggatgaaactgtctctgagcctggtggtgcatTGAAGTGCACCAGTAAGGCAGGTCATAGCACTGTAACAGCTCCACTGAACACAACTATCAAAGCCAATATTAATCAGCCTGTGTTTT
It encodes:
- the trim71 gene encoding E3 ubiquitin-protein ligase TRIM71; its protein translation is MASFPESDLQTCPLCKELCGSSAPISSSSSTSSSSSHTSSSSSQTTRRLHVLPCLHAFCRQCLEGQRSPGDPLKLRCPTCDQKVSISEAGVDSLPSSNFLFSNLLDVVVNSEEQIQNKNGHHHHNNHHHRGGLGVGSSGFHLPQRGLLPSHLLGEPQCSSCDEENPATSHCLDCQEYLCDNCVRAHQRVRLTKDHFIERLGESLLLGRVNANSNPGQPGVSLAQSLQNNFALLSLFQDRMSFCQHHDNEVFLFFCETCSVPICRECSVGRHMGHTFVYLQDAVQDCRAITIQLLADAEQGRQAVQLSMEKVQAMAEQVEIKAKVVQTEVKALVLRHKKALEERECELLWKVEKIRQVKAKSLYLQVEKLHQSLTKLDSTIAAVSQVLDEGHHLDVLLARERMLTQIHELKALRGLLQPQEDDRFMFTPPDQALHIATQSMGLISSGAFAPVTKAQGEGLKSALRGKPASFTVIGYDHDGEPRLSGGDTVSSIVMSVGDGNLSAAEVTDHQNGSYTVGYVPKCEGELLVSVLVCNQHIQGSPFKVMVKSGRSYGSLGSQVAAFGCEGEGDGQLCRPWGISVDKEGYVVVADRSNNRVQIYKPCGAFHHKFGSLGSRPGQFDRPAGVACDSQRRIIVADKDNHRVQVFTFEGQFLLKFGEKGTKNGQFNYPWDVAVNTEGKILVSDTRNHRVQLFAPDGSFLNKYGFEGALWKHFDSPRGVAFNHEDHLVVTDFNNHRLLVIRPDCQSARFLGSEGTGNGQFLRPQGVAVDQENRIIVADSRNHRVQVFEPNGNFLCKFGTQGSGFGQMDRPSGVAVTPDGVIVVVDFGNNRILKF